In Pseudomonas abieticivorans, the genomic window ACTCACCCGTGTAGGTACCGCCGTTGGCGCTCAAGGTGCCCTGGCCGTGGAACAGCCCCTGGGAGAATTGGCCGCGATAGACCTCGCCGTTACTGCCGTGCCATTCGCCTTCGCCATGCCACTGGCCATTCAGAAAGACCCCGGCATACCAACTGCCGTTGGGGTAGTCGATGCGGCCTTGGCCCTGCAGCAGCCCATTGACCACCTCGCCCCGGTAGCGGCCGCCATCGGGCAGGCGAGCGTCCGGTGGCGAAAGCGATTCACCATCACCGCAGGCAGCGAGCAGCAGGGTCAGGGCGAGAGGAACGAGTGGGCGCATGGCGGGATCCGGGCAAGTAAGGGCCCGAGTATGCCGTAGAACGTCCCGTGTGAAACAGTCATAGCGACTGTTTCACACTTGCGCAGTGCCTACACGAAGCAGAGCGACAGGGGTTCTGCGATAAACGCAGGCTTTTCCTGGCCTTCGATTTCCAGTGTGGCAGTGGCCTTGAGCAGCCATTGGCCGGGTTTTTTCTCGGTCACTTCGGTCATCTCGACCTTCAGTCGGACTTTTGAGTTCACCTTGACCGGCTGGATGAAACGCACGCTGTCCAGGCCGTAGTTGACCACCATTTTCAAGCCTTCAGGCAGCACCAAAATGCTTTCCATCAGCTTGGGGATCAGCGACAGGGACAGAAAACCGTGGGCGATGGTGCTGCCGAAGGGGGTTTGCGCGGCTTTGACCGGGTCGATATGGATGAACTGGAAGTCGCCGGTGGCTTCGGCGAACAGGTTGATGCGCTCTTGGTCAATCAGCAACCATTCGGAACGTCCGAGTTCCTTTCCAACATACTGCTTGAGCTCTGCAACAGGTACATAGGGCATTGGACTCTCCTTGTTGGCGTCTTTTTCACGACTTGCTCTGTGGGCAGTTCGAACCCGTAGATCATCACGCCGCCCGCGTACGGTCAAGCCTGTATGGCTTTGGCGAATGGCGGTTTATAGGGCAGGCAGGCGCGTGCTTATAATGGCGCCGCGTGCCAGGGGGAGAAAGGTCATGTTGTTACGCGGTTTGACGTGGTTGGTGCTGTTCCAGCTGATGGGCACGGCGCTCAATCATTTGTTTTTCACGATATTGCCGGGGCCGATCATCGGCCTGTTGTTGCTGCTGATTTTTCTGATCATTCGCGGCGAAGTGGGTGCGCCTCTGAACGAGGCGGCCAGCAGCTTGCTGCGTTACTTGCCGCTGTTGCTGGTGCCGCCCGCGGTGGGCGTGATGGTGTATGCCGCCGATATCGCTGCGGATTTCTGGGCCATCGTTGGCACCCTGGTGCTGTCGCTGCTGATTTCCATGGCCTTTGCCGGGGTGTTGATGCAGAAACTCATCGACCGGCGCTCGCGGCGAGGTGCTCGGCATGACGCTTGATTGGCACGGCGCTGTCGAATCGGTCATCCATCACCCACTGTTCGGTATTGGCATCACCCTGGGCGCCTACCAGGTGGTGTTGGCAGCCTACGAGAAAACCCGCTGGATCTTCCTGCAGCCGGTGCTGGTGTCCATGGTGTTGGTGGTGGCAGTGTTGCTGGGCTGCGGGCTGACCTACGTCGAATACCGCAAAAGCACGGAAATCCTCAGCATCCTGCTGGGCCCGGCCACGGTGGCCCTGGCAGTGCCGTTGTACCTGAACCTGCGGCGTATTCGACAGCTATTCTGGCCCACCCTGACTACGCTGGTAGTGGGCGGGGTGCTCGCCACTGGCCTCGGCGTGCTGCTGGCCTGGAGCTTTGGCGCCGAGCACATGATTTTGATGACCATGGCGCCCAAGTCGGTAACCTCGCCCATTGCCATGCTGGTGGCCGAGCAGATTGGCGGGGTGGCGGCGTTGGCGGCGGTGTTCGTGTTGATCACCGGCGTGATCGGGGCAATCTTTGGCCCGGCACTGTTGAGCCGTTTGCGGGTCAATAACCCTGCTGCACGCGGAATGGCCCTTGGCATGACCGCACACGCGGTGGGCACCTCGGTCGCCCTGCAGGAAAGTGAAGAGTGCGGTGCGTTTGCCGCGCTGGCGATGAGCTTGATGGGTGTGGCCACGGCGGTGTTCTTGCCGTTGGCGGTCAGCCTGTTCGTTTAAGGAATGTGCAGATGATGGTGCCGTTGTTTCCCCTCAATACCGTGCTGTTCCCCGGTTGCACCCTCGACCTGCAGATTTTCGAGGCACGCTACCTGGACATGATCGGCCGCTGCATGAAACAGGGTGGCGGCTTTGGCGTGGTGTGCATCCTCGAAGGCCAGGAAGTCGGGGCTGTGCCCAACGACCATGCAATGGTTGGCTGCGAGGCGCGGATCACCGACTTCCAGCAGCAGCAAAACGGGCTGCTGGGGATTCGCGTGCAGGGTGGGCGACGCTTTCGGGTGACGCATACCGAGACCCGGCGCGACCAATTGTTGATGGGCGAGGTTGAGTGGCTGGACGAGCCCGCCGACGCGCCGTTGGAGGATGAGGACGACGACCTGCTGGCGCTGCTCAAGGCACTGGCCGAGCACCCGATGGTGGCGGCGCTGAACATGACCAGCGGGGCCGAGGGGCGCCAGTCGTTGAGCAATCAACTGGCGTATCTGCTGCCATTCCCTGAGCTGGACAAGCTCGACCTGCTGGAGATCGGCGATCCACAGCTGCGCCTGGAGAAGATCCAGCTGTTATTGGATGACCTCCAAGGCGAGCTTTTTGCCTGAGGGCCATTCGCTGATGAATCCGCGCCTACAGGGGCGCCGCGCGTCTGTAGCGGCGGATTTATTCGCGAACACTGCACCGCTATCTAGTATTGGTACCGCAGCATCGCATGCGGGATCGATTTGAACGCAAAGTACCCCAATGTCGCCAGGCACACCGGCAAGATGATCGCCCATACCCGTGGCGCCATGGTCGGCAGCGGCTGTTTGTATTGCATTACGCTCAGGCAGGCCGCGCACATGAAGCAGGCCAGCAGCGCCCCGGCCATAATGTCCGTTGGCCAATGGGCGCCCAGGTACACCCGCGACATGGCGATGAACAGCGCCGGAATACCGCCCAGCAGCAACCAGGTCAGGCGCATGCGGGTGGGCTGGCCGCGACCGGCCAGGACCGCCAGGGTCATGAAAAAGGCAAACGAGGCCGAACTGTGCCCGCTGGGCATGCTGTAGCTGTGCAGCGGGGTCAGCAGCACCTCGGGGCGGGTGCGGGCGAAAAACCATTTGCTGGCGCCATTGCCCAAGGCCGTCAGCAATAACGTCGAAACGGCAAAGAGCGCCGGCCGCCACTGGCGCAAGATGAGCAGCAGGGCACAGACGATCCCGGCCAGCGTCAGTTGGGCGCGGAAGTCGCCCATGCGCGTCAGCATCACCGCAAAGCGGTCTGCCGCCGGGCCACGGTGTTCCTGCACCAGCGCCATTACGCCCTGGTCGAGGTGGTTGAGGTAGGGGTAGCCGATAAACAGCGCCGCCATCAACAACAGGCACAGCGCCGCGATCAATTGGGTAGCGCGTGGCAAGCGGCGCAGGCTGGCGTGGACACTCAAGCCAATCAGAATTGCAAAGGCGGCAGCGACGATGCCGGCTTGCGGCCAGAAACCATCAGGCAGCGGCAGGCGCATGGCCGCACCCGTGGCCCAGCCCGGCATGATGTACACCACCGACCAGCCGGCGCCGGCCAACAGGCTGACGCCGATAAAGCGCAGTACCGGCATGTCGAACATGCCTGCCACCATCGGCAGCATCGGTCGCAGCGGGCCGATGAAGCGACCCACCAGCAGGCTGGCAATCCCGTAGCGCTGGAAATAGCCTTCGGCGCGGTTGATCCATTCCGGGTGATTGCGCAGCACGGGCAGGCGCCGAATGTTCTGATGGAAGCGTCGGCCTACCGTGTAGGACAGTACGTCGCCAATCAGCCCGCCCAGAAAGCCGAGCAGCAACGCCTGGCTCAATGACAGCGCGCCGCCCCCTGCCAACACCGCGATGCCGAAAAGCAATACGGTGCCCGGTACAATCAGCCCGACAATCGCCAGGCATTCCGTGGCGGCCACCAGCACGATCGCCAAACCCAGCCATTGCGGGTGCAGCGTCAGCCAGCCGGTGATGCTATCGAGCCATGGGCCCATGGTTCAGTTTCCTTGGTTGAGCAAAAGGTAGTCGCGCCCTTCAACCTGCCCGCGTCGCAACGGGTTGCGGGTGCAGTGGCGGGCATGTTCGGCATCGACGAAGCGGTACATCAGGTGTTCGTCACGGCCGTGGGGGATGCCGAGGCGGGTTGTCTGGATAATGTGTTGCGGGATGATGCCGAGGTCTTCTACGAACAATTGTTGCAAATTGAAACGCCGAGCGTCCCACTCCGGCACTTTCAGGCCCAGCGCCTTGCACAGCAGCGTCTGCCCGGCGCACAGGCGCGCATCGGGGCGTACCTGGCCACTGGCATCCAGGTTGTTCAATTGCATCTGCGCCAGGCTGTTGGTGCCTGAGTAGTCATCTACCCACGGGTAGGCGGACTTGATCAATACGGCGTTACCCGGGCCCTGGGCACTGAAATTCAGCGAGTCGCCGCCACGGGCGTAGTACATGTAGATATGCCCGCCATCAAGGAACAGCGCCTTGCGTTTCTCGGTGTAGCCGAGGGATGCATGGCTGCCTTTTTCGGTGAAATAGTAGGCTTCTGTCTCGATGATGCGCGCGCTAAGCCATAAATCACCCTGCCGGTGGCGGATCACCTTGCCCAGCAGTTCGCGTGCGAGCGTTTGGGCGTCGCGGTCGAAAAAGGCGTCGGGCAAAGGGTGGGCAGTGGGCCAGGGCAAAGGCTTGTCGGGCATCGAACAATTCGCAAGGCGCAGGAATCAGGGCCGAATGATAGCAATATCCGGCTTAATCGAAGCTGAACGATCAACTTCTGCCAGTAGATTTCGACCATCCGCCTGCCGCCGCTGTCCGTGGGCCCACGTGACAGTTATAATCAGCCGCTTTCCTCTTTGCCAAGACCACCAGAGACCATGACTGAGTCCGTTCTTGACTACATGACCCGTTTGGGTCGCGCCGCCCGCGAAGCTTCGCGCGTGATCGGTCGCGCCAGCACCGCGCAGAAGAACCGCGCATTGCAGGCTGCTGCCGCCGCGTTGGACGCCGCACGTGCCGAGCTCACCGCCGCCAACGAGCAAGATCTGGCCGCTGGCCGCGCCAATGGCTTGGAACCGGCCATGCTCGAGCGCCTGGCGCTGACCCCAGCGCGCATCGACGGCATGATCGTCGGCTTGCGTCAGGTGGCCAGTCTCCCGGACCCCGTGGGGGCGATTCGCGACATGAGCTATCGCCCATCCGGTATCCAGGTCGGCAAGATGCGCGTGCCGCTGGGTGTGGTCGGGATCATCTACGAGTCGCGGCCCAACGTCACCATCGACGCCGCCAGCCTGTGCCTTAAGTCCGGCAATGCGACCATCCTGCGCGGTGGCTCCGAGGCCATTCACTCCAACCGCGCCATCGCCGTGTGCATCCAGCGCGGGCTGGCCGAGGCCGGCCTGCCGCCGGCCGTGGTGCAAGTGGTGGAAACCACCGACCGCGCCGCCGTAGGCGCGTTGATCACCATGCCCGAGTATGTCGACATCATTGTGCCGCGCGGTGGCAAGGGCCTGATCGAGCGCGTTAGCCGCGATGCCAAGGTGCCGGTCATCAAGCACCTGGACGGCATCTGCCACGTGTACGTGGCCGCCGATGCCGACTTGGCCAAGGCCCAGCGCATCGCGTTCAACGCCAAGACCTACCGCTACGGCATTTGTGGCGCAATGGAAACGCTGCTGGTCGACCAGCGCGTCGCCGCCGAGTTTCTGCCCGCCATGGCCGCCCAGTTCCGCGAAAAAGGCGTCGAGCTGCGCGGTTGCGAGCGTACCCGTGACCTGGTCGAAGTGGTCGCGGCCACCGAGGCGGACTGGAGCACCGAGTACCTGGCGGCCATCCTGTCGATCCGTATCGTCGACGGCCTGGAGCAGGCCATCGAGCACATCAACCACTACGGCTCGCACCACACCGATTCGATCGTGACCGAACACCAGGGGCAGGCCCGCCAGTTCATGGCTGAAGTCGACTCCAGTTCGGTCATGCTGAACACCCCGACCTGCTTCGCCGACGGCTTCGAGTATGGCCTGGGCGCGGAGATCGGGATTTCCACCGATAAAATCCACGCGCGCGGGCCGGTAGGCCTGGAAGGCCTGACCTGCGAGAAGTACGTGGTGGTGGGTGACGGTCAGTTGCGCGGCCAGGAGCCGGCCTGACTTGGTCGACTCAAGCCTTGGGGCGGCCGACGCTGCAAACCTTTCACCGACCGCGCCCCGGCGCGTCGGTGTGCTGGGCGGCACGTTCGATCCGGTGCACATCGGCCACCTGCGCAGCGCGCTGGAAGTGGCCGAGCTGCTCGGTTTCGACGAGCTGCGCCTGACGCCCAACGCGCGGCCGCCCCATCGGGACATGCCGCAGGTAACGGCGCAGGATCGCCTGGCCATGGTCGAAAAAGCGGTACAGGGTGTTACGCCATTGACGGTGGATGCCCGGGAATTGTTGCGCGACAAGCCGTCGTACACCATCGACACCCTGGAGTCGATGCGTGCTGAGTTGTGCGCACACGACCCGTTGTTTTTGCTGCTGGGCTGGGATGCGTTCTGTGGCTTGCCTTCCTGGCATCGTTGGGAAGAACTGCTGCAGCACTGTCATATCCTGGTGTTGCAGCGCCCTGATGCCGACAGCGAACCACCGGATGCCTTGCGCAACCTGCTGGCCGCTCGTTGCATCAGTGACCCGGCGGCCCTCAAGGGGCCGAGCGGGCAAATAGCTTTCGTCTGGCAGACGCCGCTTTCGGTGTCTGCCACCCAGATCCGTCAACTGCTGGCCAGCGGGAAGTCGGTACGTTTCCTGGTGCCGGACGCGGTGCTGGCCTACATCGATGCGCACGGGCTGTACCGAGCGCCGAATTGAACTGAATGAGTTTTATATGAAGAAGCAAGTAATGAGCAGCGAAGAAGTGGTCGAACTGGCAACGGCGGCCCTGGAAGACGTCAAGGCCCTGGACATCCAGGTCCTGAATGTTCGCGATAAAACCAGCATTGCCGATTACATGCTGATCGCCACCGGTACCTCTAACCGCCAGATCAGCGCCATGCTCGACAAGGTTCGCGAAGTGGTCAAGGCCAAGGGCCTGCAGCCGTTGAGCGAAGAAGGCAAGGGCGACAGCGATTGGGTACTGCTGGACCTGGGCGACGTCATCGTGCACATGATGACCGCCGCGGCTCGCCAGTTCTACGACCTGGAACGCCTGTGGGCCGGTGCCGAACAAAGCCGCGCCGCCAGCGCTGCACACCACACCCCAGGTCACGAATAAGGCCTGGCTGTGCGTTTGCGTCTGATTGCGGTGGGCTCGCGCATGCCGAAATGGGTGGAAGACGGCTGGCAGGAATATGCCAAGCGTCTGCCGTCGGAGCTGGCTCTGGACCTGGTCGAGATCCCGCTGAACACGCGCGGCAAAAACGCCGACGTCGCCCGCTTTATCCGTCAGGAAGGCGAGGCGATGCTGGCCAAGGTCGGCCCGGGCGAGCGCATTGTCACGCTGGAAGTGCACGGCAAGCC contains:
- a CDS encoding CidA/LrgA family protein, yielding MLLRGLTWLVLFQLMGTALNHLFFTILPGPIIGLLLLLIFLIIRGEVGAPLNEAASSLLRYLPLLLVPPAVGVMVYAADIAADFWAIVGTLVLSLLISMAFAGVLMQKLIDRRSRRGARHDA
- a CDS encoding LON peptidase substrate-binding domain-containing protein; amino-acid sequence: MMVPLFPLNTVLFPGCTLDLQIFEARYLDMIGRCMKQGGGFGVVCILEGQEVGAVPNDHAMVGCEARITDFQQQQNGLLGIRVQGGRRFRVTHTETRRDQLLMGEVEWLDEPADAPLEDEDDDLLALLKALAEHPMVAALNMTSGAEGRQSLSNQLAYLLPFPELDKLDLLEIGDPQLRLEKIQLLLDDLQGELFA
- a CDS encoding LrgB family protein, with protein sequence MTLDWHGAVESVIHHPLFGIGITLGAYQVVLAAYEKTRWIFLQPVLVSMVLVVAVLLGCGLTYVEYRKSTEILSILLGPATVALAVPLYLNLRRIRQLFWPTLTTLVVGGVLATGLGVLLAWSFGAEHMILMTMAPKSVTSPIAMLVAEQIGGVAALAAVFVLITGVIGAIFGPALLSRLRVNNPAARGMALGMTAHAVGTSVALQESEECGAFAALAMSLMGVATAVFLPLAVSLFV
- the rlmH gene encoding 23S rRNA (pseudouridine(1915)-N(3))-methyltransferase RlmH, which gives rise to MRLRLIAVGSRMPKWVEDGWQEYAKRLPSELALDLVEIPLNTRGKNADVARFIRQEGEAMLAKVGPGERIVTLEVHGKPWSTEQLAVELDRWRLDSRTVNFMVGGPEGLAPEVCARADQRWSLSPLTLPHPLVRILIGEQLYRAWTVLSGHPYHK
- a CDS encoding glutamate-5-semialdehyde dehydrogenase, producing the protein MTESVLDYMTRLGRAAREASRVIGRASTAQKNRALQAAAAALDAARAELTAANEQDLAAGRANGLEPAMLERLALTPARIDGMIVGLRQVASLPDPVGAIRDMSYRPSGIQVGKMRVPLGVVGIIYESRPNVTIDAASLCLKSGNATILRGGSEAIHSNRAIAVCIQRGLAEAGLPPAVVQVVETTDRAAVGALITMPEYVDIIVPRGGKGLIERVSRDAKVPVIKHLDGICHVYVAADADLAKAQRIAFNAKTYRYGICGAMETLLVDQRVAAEFLPAMAAQFREKGVELRGCERTRDLVEVVAATEADWSTEYLAAILSIRIVDGLEQAIEHINHYGSHHTDSIVTEHQGQARQFMAEVDSSSVMLNTPTCFADGFEYGLGAEIGISTDKIHARGPVGLEGLTCEKYVVVGDGQLRGQEPA
- a CDS encoding DNA-3-methyladenine glycosylase; the protein is MPDKPLPWPTAHPLPDAFFDRDAQTLARELLGKVIRHRQGDLWLSARIIETEAYYFTEKGSHASLGYTEKRKALFLDGGHIYMYYARGGDSLNFSAQGPGNAVLIKSAYPWVDDYSGTNSLAQMQLNNLDASGQVRPDARLCAGQTLLCKALGLKVPEWDARRFNLQQLFVEDLGIIPQHIIQTTRLGIPHGRDEHLMYRFVDAEHARHCTRNPLRRGQVEGRDYLLLNQGN
- the rsfS gene encoding ribosome silencing factor; translated protein: MKKQVMSSEEVVELATAALEDVKALDIQVLNVRDKTSIADYMLIATGTSNRQISAMLDKVREVVKAKGLQPLSEEGKGDSDWVLLDLGDVIVHMMTAAARQFYDLERLWAGAEQSRAASAAHHTPGHE
- the nadD gene encoding nicotinate-nucleotide adenylyltransferase, whose protein sequence is MVDSSLGAADAANLSPTAPRRVGVLGGTFDPVHIGHLRSALEVAELLGFDELRLTPNARPPHRDMPQVTAQDRLAMVEKAVQGVTPLTVDARELLRDKPSYTIDTLESMRAELCAHDPLFLLLGWDAFCGLPSWHRWEELLQHCHILVLQRPDADSEPPDALRNLLAARCISDPAALKGPSGQIAFVWQTPLSVSATQIRQLLASGKSVRFLVPDAVLAYIDAHGLYRAPN
- a CDS encoding bifunctional DedA family/phosphatase PAP2 family protein translates to MGPWLDSITGWLTLHPQWLGLAIVLVAATECLAIVGLIVPGTVLLFGIAVLAGGGALSLSQALLLGFLGGLIGDVLSYTVGRRFHQNIRRLPVLRNHPEWINRAEGYFQRYGIASLLVGRFIGPLRPMLPMVAGMFDMPVLRFIGVSLLAGAGWSVVYIMPGWATGAAMRLPLPDGFWPQAGIVAAAFAILIGLSVHASLRRLPRATQLIAALCLLLMAALFIGYPYLNHLDQGVMALVQEHRGPAADRFAVMLTRMGDFRAQLTLAGIVCALLLILRQWRPALFAVSTLLLTALGNGASKWFFARTRPEVLLTPLHSYSMPSGHSSASFAFFMTLAVLAGRGQPTRMRLTWLLLGGIPALFIAMSRVYLGAHWPTDIMAGALLACFMCAACLSVMQYKQPLPTMAPRVWAIILPVCLATLGYFAFKSIPHAMLRYQY
- a CDS encoding MaoC family dehydratase, which gives rise to MPYVPVAELKQYVGKELGRSEWLLIDQERINLFAEATGDFQFIHIDPVKAAQTPFGSTIAHGFLSLSLIPKLMESILVLPEGLKMVVNYGLDSVRFIQPVKVNSKVRLKVEMTEVTEKKPGQWLLKATATLEIEGQEKPAFIAEPLSLCFV